In Cedecea neteri, a single genomic region encodes these proteins:
- the glnE gene encoding bifunctional [glutamate--ammonia ligase]-adenylyl-L-tyrosine phosphorylase/[glutamate--ammonia-ligase] adenylyltransferase encodes MMALTPLLQQHLQAFLPRLPQEIDSLTLSEEARAVLAISDFVGDSVVAYPAWLQTLQQDAPTADEWRHYAAWLQQDLQDVHDEAALMKALRFFRRRIMVRIAWAQVLEQVDTQSTLQQLSALAETLIVAARDWLYAACCREWGTPCNAAGEPQPLLILGMGKLGGGELNFSSDIDLIFAWPENGSTQGGRRELDNAQFFTRMGQRLIKVLDQPTQDGFVYRVDMRLRPFGDSGPLVLSFAALEDYYQEQGRDWERYAMVKARIMGDNNDAWSQELRNMLRPFVFRRYIDFSVIQSLRNMKGMIAREVRRRGLTDNIKLGAGGIRETEFIVQVFQLIRGGREPSLQSRSLLPTLEAIQQLHLLPEEDAQKLRAAYLYLRRLENLLQSINDEQTQTLPGDDLNRARLAWAMQAADWEALQQTLQLHMNDVRQVFNDLIGDDEPEAGEDKVAEGWRELWIDALDADENTAVLSHLSTEARAELLKQVSYFRQEIDKRTIGPRGRQVLDQLLPHLLSEVCSRADAPLTFSRLTPLLFGILTRTTYLELLSEFPGALKHLITLCAASPMIAAQLASYPLLLDELLDPNTLYQPTAMDAYRDELRQYLLRVPDEDEEQQLEALRQFKQAQMLRVAAADIAGTLPVMKVSDHLTWLAEAILDAVVQRAWAQMVARYGQPRHLQDREGRGFAVLGYGKLGGWELGYSSDLDLVFLHDCPIEVMTDGEREIDGRQFYLRLAQRIMHLFSTRTSTGILYEVDARLRPSGAAGMLVTTAESFADYQKNEAWTWEHQALVRARVVYGDPGLNRQFDAIRREILCTPREGEALQVEVREMREKMRAHLGNKHRDRFDIKADEGGITDIEFITQYLVLRYASEAPKLTRWSDNVRILELMAQNDIMDEAEAKALTHAYVTLRDELHHLALQELPGHVALDAFVKEREQVRLSWQRWLGC; translated from the coding sequence ATGATGGCGCTGACCCCTTTATTACAGCAGCACCTGCAGGCGTTTTTACCGCGCCTGCCGCAAGAGATTGACTCCCTGACACTGAGCGAAGAAGCTCGAGCGGTGCTGGCGATAAGTGATTTTGTTGGTGACAGCGTGGTGGCGTATCCCGCCTGGCTGCAAACCCTGCAGCAGGATGCCCCTACGGCTGACGAATGGCGGCACTATGCTGCCTGGCTCCAGCAGGATCTGCAGGATGTGCACGACGAAGCGGCGTTGATGAAAGCGCTGCGGTTTTTCCGTCGCCGCATTATGGTACGTATTGCCTGGGCGCAGGTGCTGGAGCAGGTAGATACGCAAAGCACGCTGCAGCAGCTGAGCGCGCTGGCGGAAACGCTGATTGTTGCCGCCCGTGACTGGCTTTATGCCGCCTGCTGCCGTGAATGGGGCACACCCTGCAACGCCGCAGGAGAGCCGCAGCCGCTGCTGATCCTTGGCATGGGTAAATTGGGCGGCGGCGAACTGAATTTCTCTTCCGATATCGACCTGATTTTTGCGTGGCCGGAAAACGGCTCAACTCAGGGCGGGCGCCGTGAACTGGATAACGCCCAGTTCTTCACCCGCATGGGGCAACGCCTGATTAAAGTCCTCGACCAGCCAACGCAGGATGGCTTTGTGTACCGCGTGGATATGCGCCTGCGTCCGTTTGGCGACAGCGGTCCGCTGGTGCTGAGCTTTGCCGCGCTGGAAGATTATTACCAGGAGCAAGGGCGCGACTGGGAACGTTACGCGATGGTAAAAGCGCGGATTATGGGCGACAACAACGATGCCTGGAGCCAGGAGCTGCGCAACATGCTGCGGCCATTTGTGTTCCGTCGCTACATCGACTTCAGCGTGATTCAGTCCCTGCGAAACATGAAGGGCATGATTGCCCGCGAAGTCCGTCGCCGTGGGCTAACGGACAATATTAAGCTCGGCGCCGGCGGTATTCGCGAAACCGAATTTATTGTGCAGGTCTTCCAGCTCATCCGCGGTGGCCGGGAACCTTCGCTGCAGTCCCGCTCGTTGCTGCCCACCCTGGAAGCCATTCAACAGCTTCATCTGCTGCCGGAAGAAGACGCGCAGAAACTACGGGCGGCTTACCTCTATCTGCGGCGGCTGGAAAACTTACTGCAAAGCATCAACGACGAGCAGACGCAAACCTTGCCCGGCGACGATCTTAACCGCGCCCGGCTGGCCTGGGCGATGCAGGCGGCTGACTGGGAAGCCCTGCAGCAAACGCTGCAGCTGCATATGAACGACGTGCGTCAGGTCTTTAACGATCTGATTGGCGATGACGAGCCGGAAGCCGGCGAAGATAAAGTTGCTGAAGGCTGGCGCGAGCTATGGATCGACGCCCTGGATGCCGATGAAAATACGGCGGTGCTGAGTCATTTGAGCACAGAGGCGCGGGCAGAATTACTCAAGCAAGTTAGCTATTTCCGGCAGGAGATCGACAAACGCACCATTGGCCCACGTGGCCGACAGGTGCTGGATCAACTTCTGCCACACTTGCTGAGTGAAGTTTGTTCCCGGGCCGACGCACCGCTGACGTTTTCCCGCCTGACGCCGCTGCTGTTTGGGATCCTCACCCGAACAACCTATCTGGAACTGCTAAGTGAATTCCCCGGCGCGCTTAAACACCTGATTACGCTCTGTGCGGCCTCGCCGATGATTGCCGCGCAGCTTGCCAGCTATCCGCTGCTGCTGGATGAACTGCTCGACCCCAATACGCTGTATCAGCCCACGGCAATGGACGCCTATCGCGACGAACTGCGTCAATATCTGCTGCGCGTGCCGGACGAAGACGAAGAGCAGCAGCTGGAAGCGTTGCGTCAGTTCAAACAGGCGCAGATGCTGCGTGTGGCGGCGGCTGATATCGCTGGCACTTTGCCGGTGATGAAGGTTAGCGACCACCTGACCTGGCTTGCGGAAGCGATTCTCGATGCGGTGGTGCAGCGTGCCTGGGCGCAAATGGTGGCGCGCTACGGCCAGCCTCGTCATTTGCAGGACCGAGAAGGGCGAGGCTTTGCCGTGCTGGGCTATGGCAAACTGGGGGGCTGGGAGCTGGGCTACAGTTCCGATCTGGATCTGGTTTTCCTGCATGATTGTCCGATAGAAGTGATGACGGACGGCGAGCGTGAAATCGATGGCCGTCAGTTTTATCTGCGCCTGGCGCAGCGCATCATGCATCTGTTTAGCACGCGTACCTCGACCGGGATTTTGTACGAAGTTGACGCTCGTCTCAGGCCGTCCGGTGCGGCAGGTATGCTGGTCACCACCGCAGAATCTTTTGCTGATTATCAGAAGAATGAAGCCTGGACCTGGGAGCATCAGGCGCTGGTTCGCGCCCGCGTGGTGTATGGAGATCCGGGGCTTAATCGCCAGTTTGACGCCATCCGACGCGAGATCCTGTGCACGCCGCGTGAAGGCGAAGCCTTGCAGGTAGAAGTGCGCGAGATGCGTGAAAAAATGCGCGCGCATTTGGGTAATAAGCACCGCGATCGCTTTGATATTAAAGCCGATGAAGGCGGGATCACCGACATCGAATTTATTACTCAATATCTGGTGCTGCGCTACGCCAGCGAAGCGCCGAAGCTAACCCGCTGGTCCGATAACGTGCGCATTCTGGAACTGATGGCGCAGAATGACATTATGGATGAAGCAGAGGCCAAAGCGCTGACGCACGCCTATGTCACGCTGCGGGATGAATTGCACCATCTGGCGCTGCAGGAATTGCCGGGCCATGTGGCGCTGGACGCCTTTGTGAAAGAGCGCGAGCAGGTACGCCTGAGCTGGCAACGCTGGCTGGGATGCTAG
- the hldE gene encoding bifunctional D-glycero-beta-D-manno-heptose-7-phosphate kinase/D-glycero-beta-D-manno-heptose 1-phosphate adenylyltransferase HldE, whose translation MKVTLPEYSRAGVMVVGDVMLDRYWYGPTSRISPEAPVPVVKVDTIEERPGGAANVAMNIASLGANSRLVGLTGIDDAARALSQSLAGVNVKCDFVSVPTHPTITKLRVLSRNQQLIRLDFEEGFEGIDPEPMHERISQALPHIGALVLSDYSKGALATVQQMIRLAREAKVPVLIDPKGTDFERYRGATLLTPNLSEFEAVVGKCKTEAELVERGMKLIADYELSALLVTRSEQGMTLLQPGIEPFHLPTQAQEVYDVTGAGDTVIGVLAATLAAGNSLEEACYFANAAAGVVVGKLGTSTVSPVELENAVRGRAETGFGVMTEAELKVAVAAARKRGERVVMTNGVFDILHAGHVSYLANARKLGDRLIVAVNSDASTKRLKGETRPVNPQDQRMIVLAALEAVDWVVLFEEDTPQRLIGEVLPDRLVKGGDYKPEQIAGSKEVWANGGEVMVLNFEDGCSTTNIIKKIQNNG comes from the coding sequence ATGAAAGTAACGCTGCCCGAATACAGCCGTGCAGGCGTCATGGTGGTTGGTGATGTGATGCTGGATCGCTACTGGTACGGCCCAACCAGCCGTATTTCACCTGAGGCCCCGGTACCGGTGGTGAAGGTGGATACCATTGAAGAACGTCCTGGCGGTGCGGCTAACGTGGCGATGAACATTGCCTCGCTGGGTGCTAACTCCCGCCTGGTCGGCCTGACCGGTATTGACGATGCGGCTCGTGCGCTCAGCCAGAGCCTGGCAGGCGTCAACGTGAAGTGCGATTTCGTTTCCGTTCCGACTCATCCTACGATTACCAAATTGCGCGTACTTTCACGCAACCAGCAGCTGATTCGCCTTGATTTTGAAGAAGGGTTTGAGGGCATTGATCCTGAGCCTATGCATGAGCGCATTAGCCAGGCACTTCCTCATATTGGCGCTTTGGTCCTTTCCGACTACTCCAAGGGGGCGCTGGCCACTGTACAGCAGATGATTCGCCTGGCTCGCGAAGCCAAAGTCCCGGTTCTCATCGACCCAAAAGGGACCGATTTTGAGCGCTACCGCGGTGCAACGCTGCTGACCCCGAACCTTTCAGAATTTGAAGCCGTGGTGGGCAAGTGTAAAACCGAAGCCGAGCTGGTGGAACGTGGCATGAAGCTTATCGCCGATTATGAACTGTCGGCGCTGCTGGTGACGCGCTCCGAACAAGGCATGACGCTTCTTCAGCCGGGCATTGAGCCTTTCCATCTGCCGACTCAGGCGCAGGAAGTTTATGACGTGACCGGCGCCGGTGACACGGTGATCGGCGTGCTGGCGGCAACGCTGGCGGCGGGGAACTCGCTGGAAGAAGCCTGTTACTTCGCGAATGCCGCGGCTGGCGTGGTTGTTGGCAAACTGGGGACGTCAACCGTTTCTCCGGTCGAGCTGGAAAACGCGGTGCGCGGCCGCGCGGAAACGGGCTTTGGCGTGATGACCGAAGCCGAGCTGAAAGTTGCGGTTGCCGCTGCTCGCAAGCGTGGTGAGCGTGTGGTGATGACCAACGGCGTGTTCGATATTCTGCATGCAGGGCACGTTTCCTATCTGGCGAATGCCCGCAAGCTGGGTGACCGTCTGATTGTTGCAGTCAACAGTGACGCGTCAACCAAACGCCTGAAAGGGGAAACCCGGCCGGTGAACCCGCAGGATCAGCGTATGATCGTGCTGGCTGCGCTGGAAGCGGTGGACTGGGTGGTACTGTTTGAAGAAGACACGCCTCAGCGCCTGATTGGTGAAGTCCTGCCCGATCGTCTGGTGAAAGGTGGCGATTACAAACCGGAACAAATTGCCGGGAGCAAAGAGGTTTGGGCCAACGGCGGGGAAGTGATGGTGCTGAACTTCGAAGATGGCTGTTCCACCACCAATATCATCAAGAAGATTCAAAATAACGGCTAA
- a CDS encoding NCS2 family permease, with translation MAENSVSQAASESWLERRFQLLSRQSKVKTECLAGITGFLAAAYLLVVIPGLLAVGGMDKGAATTGTIIVFVLGTLLMAFYGNLPFIVGPGIGGSVLVGVTLAGSEHIGWQIGLGIACWSGILFFALTRLGLREVVTRSVPQSIKLGLTASIGLFVAVLGFRNAGLVLANAKTNALALGDFTSTGAIVALCGLFLAIALQARRVPGAILWAILFATLVGIPLGVTHLPQSFIAMPHSLTPVLGHVDMLGALNIAFLPFLFVFFASEFFSTMGTTLAVGGEAGLLDEHGNMPHINRPFMVDSIAAALGPWVGIPAATALIESSAAAEAGGKTGLTALAAAVMFLLMLLFTPVALMIPKEATAPALILIGLNMFSGLRKVDLGNFTEGLPVLMMVMITLIANSFGTGIAGGLLFYIIIKVIAGKWREIPVGLYLLAIPLAYYFATLVKH, from the coding sequence ATGGCCGAAAATTCAGTGTCTCAGGCAGCCAGCGAAAGCTGGCTGGAGCGGCGATTCCAGCTTCTCAGCCGCCAAAGCAAAGTGAAAACCGAATGCCTCGCGGGCATCACCGGCTTTCTCGCCGCCGCCTATTTGCTGGTTGTTATCCCTGGCCTGCTGGCCGTGGGCGGAATGGATAAAGGCGCGGCAACAACCGGGACGATCATCGTTTTCGTTCTCGGCACGCTGCTGATGGCGTTTTACGGCAACCTGCCGTTTATTGTCGGGCCGGGCATCGGCGGCTCGGTGCTGGTCGGCGTGACGCTTGCCGGGAGCGAGCATATTGGCTGGCAGATTGGCCTCGGTATCGCCTGCTGGTCCGGTATTCTGTTCTTTGCCCTTACCCGCCTTGGCCTGCGTGAAGTGGTCACCCGTTCGGTACCGCAGTCGATCAAACTTGGGCTAACGGCCTCCATCGGCCTGTTTGTTGCGGTGCTGGGCTTCCGCAACGCCGGGCTGGTGCTTGCCAACGCCAAAACCAACGCGCTGGCGCTCGGTGACTTTACTTCCACCGGGGCAATTGTGGCGCTGTGCGGCCTGTTCCTGGCGATTGCGCTCCAGGCTCGCCGCGTGCCGGGAGCCATTTTATGGGCGATTCTGTTTGCCACTCTGGTCGGTATTCCGCTGGGCGTCACTCACCTGCCGCAAAGCTTTATCGCCATGCCGCATTCGCTGACACCAGTGCTGGGGCACGTGGATATGCTCGGCGCGCTGAATATCGCCTTCCTGCCGTTCCTGTTTGTCTTCTTTGCCTCAGAGTTTTTCTCCACCATGGGCACTACGCTGGCGGTGGGTGGTGAAGCCGGATTGCTGGACGAACACGGCAATATGCCGCACATCAACCGCCCGTTTATGGTGGACTCTATTGCCGCCGCGCTTGGTCCGTGGGTCGGTATTCCGGCGGCTACGGCGCTGATCGAGTCTTCGGCGGCGGCAGAAGCGGGCGGTAAAACCGGCCTCACCGCGCTGGCGGCAGCGGTAATGTTCCTGCTGATGCTGCTGTTTACCCCAGTGGCATTGATGATCCCGAAAGAGGCTACCGCGCCCGCGCTGATCCTTATCGGCCTGAACATGTTCAGCGGCCTGCGCAAAGTGGATCTGGGCAACTTCACCGAAGGTCTGCCGGTGCTGATGATGGTGATGATCACGCTTATTGCCAACAGCTTCGGCACCGGGATCGCCGGCGGCCTGCTGTTTTACATCATCATTAAAGTGATTGCCGGTAAGTGGCGTGAAATTCCGGTGGGGCTTTACCTGCTGGCCATTCCGCTGGCGTACTACTTCGCCACTTTGGTTAAGCACTAG
- a CDS encoding adenine deaminase: MTPADLRRRAVKAALGETPFDLLLINGRVVDMATGEIREADVGIVGTLIASVHPRGSREDAEQIHDLAGNYLSPGLMDTHVHVESSHLPPARYAEIVVAQGTTTIFWDPHELANVLGIEGVRYAVDASRNLPLRVICAAPSSVPSTPGLEMSGADFAGKEMETLLSWPEVAGVAEVMDMHGVLNGSERMLEILNAGLESGKLIEGHARGLNGAGLQAYLAAGVTSDHELTSAADALEKLRAGLTLEIRGSHPYLLPEIVAALNGLPHLSSQVTVCTDDVPPDMLLAKGGIVALLNLLIEHGMKAEDALRLATLNASLRLQRPDLGLIAAGRTADLVVFDSLEKLSAQTVYVAGKLVAEQGKMLEPVAAPSIVPPRDTVQLQPLSPNDFVLKVPVNNGRARLRHIKGARFTQWSEVEVEVRHGEVQVPDGFSLIWVQHRHGRHEAKPQLALLEGWGELRGAIATTYSHDSHNLVVLGRDPQDMALAANELIACGGGMALSQNGQMLAKVEMPIAGMLSDLPAAELAQQFAELRELSNKVADWEPPYRVFKAIEGTCLACNAGPHLTDLGLTDGSTRQIVDPLIECHEHPADAHTTH; encoded by the coding sequence ATGACTCCTGCTGATTTACGTCGCCGCGCGGTAAAAGCCGCCCTCGGCGAAACGCCCTTCGACCTTCTGCTCATCAATGGCCGGGTCGTGGATATGGCCACCGGTGAAATCCGTGAGGCGGATGTCGGTATCGTCGGGACGCTCATCGCCAGCGTACATCCACGCGGCAGCCGCGAAGATGCCGAACAGATTCACGATCTCGCCGGAAACTATCTCAGCCCAGGGCTGATGGATACTCACGTCCACGTTGAAAGTTCCCACCTGCCGCCCGCGCGCTATGCCGAAATCGTCGTCGCCCAGGGCACCACAACGATTTTTTGGGACCCGCATGAGCTGGCGAACGTGCTCGGTATTGAGGGCGTGCGTTACGCCGTTGACGCCAGCCGCAACCTGCCGCTGCGCGTGATCTGCGCGGCCCCGTCCAGCGTGCCGTCAACGCCGGGCCTGGAAATGTCCGGCGCTGATTTTGCCGGGAAAGAGATGGAAACCCTGCTCTCATGGCCGGAAGTGGCGGGCGTAGCCGAAGTGATGGATATGCACGGCGTGCTGAACGGCAGCGAAAGAATGCTGGAAATTCTCAATGCCGGTCTGGAAAGCGGCAAACTGATTGAAGGACACGCCCGCGGCCTGAATGGCGCAGGATTGCAGGCCTACCTTGCCGCTGGCGTGACGTCAGATCATGAACTGACCTCCGCAGCCGACGCGCTGGAAAAACTGCGTGCCGGGCTGACCCTGGAGATACGCGGGTCACATCCGTACCTGCTGCCGGAGATTGTTGCCGCCCTGAACGGTCTGCCGCATTTGTCATCGCAGGTCACCGTCTGCACCGACGACGTGCCGCCGGACATGCTGCTGGCAAAAGGGGGCATCGTTGCCCTGCTGAACCTGCTAATTGAGCACGGCATGAAGGCCGAGGATGCTTTGCGCCTGGCTACGCTGAACGCCTCGCTGCGCCTGCAACGTCCGGATCTCGGCCTGATTGCCGCGGGCCGCACCGCCGACCTGGTGGTCTTCGATTCGCTGGAGAAACTGAGCGCCCAAACCGTGTATGTCGCCGGGAAGCTCGTCGCGGAACAGGGAAAAATGCTGGAACCCGTCGCGGCGCCGTCCATCGTTCCCCCGCGAGATACCGTTCAGCTGCAGCCGCTGAGTCCGAACGATTTTGTTCTCAAGGTGCCGGTGAATAATGGCCGTGCACGCCTGCGCCACATCAAGGGTGCTCGCTTCACCCAGTGGAGCGAAGTCGAGGTGGAAGTCCGACACGGCGAAGTTCAGGTCCCGGACGGCTTCAGCCTGATTTGGGTTCAGCACCGCCACGGTCGCCATGAGGCGAAACCACAGCTGGCGCTGCTCGAAGGCTGGGGTGAACTGCGGGGCGCGATTGCCACCACCTATTCGCACGACTCGCACAACCTGGTCGTCCTCGGCAGAGATCCGCAGGACATGGCGCTCGCCGCTAACGAGCTGATCGCCTGCGGAGGCGGGATGGCGCTTAGCCAGAATGGACAGATGCTGGCGAAGGTAGAAATGCCGATTGCCGGGATGCTCTCCGACCTGCCCGCCGCCGAGCTGGCGCAGCAGTTTGCTGAACTCCGTGAATTGAGCAACAAAGTCGCCGACTGGGAGCCGCCGTACCGCGTATTCAAGGCCATCGAAGGCACCTGCCTGGCCTGTAATGCCGGACCACATTTGACCGATCTGGGACTGACGGACGGCAGCACTCGCCAGATCGTCGACCCGCTTATTGAATGCCACGAACACCCGGCAGACGCACACACAACACATTAA
- a CDS encoding LysR family transcriptional regulator produces MAEPWQRLPALSLKQIQYFVTLAKLRHFTDTANRLAISQPALSSALRQIESVLGGKLVNRTAAAVTLTDLGAALLPHAERVLNVAQRAFDDMQRIVQDGGDGTLRIGLVPSVGSLLFPDIPQRIAEAFPRLRVEFHDRTNDALIAQLESGQLDFGLGALDSSVPKTLEIHPLQEDPFVAVVNCLDPLAESSHAPWRSLVKRDIAVFSKGNISRLVAAMAESQRLTLNARYQVDFIETLYGLVRSQLAVAILPQLYTTFLQDPELKVIHLQQPSLSRTVALMRSTEPFAPQIEACFQLIVRLLQQRKVL; encoded by the coding sequence ATGGCTGAACCCTGGCAGCGCCTTCCCGCACTCTCGTTAAAACAGATCCAGTATTTTGTGACGCTGGCCAAACTCCGTCATTTCACCGATACCGCCAACCGGCTGGCCATTAGTCAGCCCGCGCTAAGCAGTGCGTTACGGCAGATTGAGTCCGTGCTGGGTGGGAAGCTGGTTAACAGAACCGCTGCGGCAGTGACGCTGACGGACCTGGGCGCGGCGCTACTGCCCCATGCCGAACGCGTGCTCAACGTCGCTCAGCGCGCGTTTGATGACATGCAGCGCATCGTCCAGGATGGCGGTGACGGCACGCTTCGCATAGGCCTGGTGCCCTCGGTTGGCAGCCTTTTATTTCCCGATATTCCTCAACGTATTGCAGAGGCTTTTCCTCGCCTGCGCGTTGAGTTTCACGACCGCACCAACGATGCGCTGATTGCCCAGCTTGAAAGCGGCCAGCTGGACTTTGGCCTGGGGGCGCTGGACAGCTCAGTGCCCAAAACGCTGGAGATCCATCCGCTGCAGGAAGATCCCTTCGTGGCGGTAGTCAACTGTCTCGATCCTCTGGCAGAATCCAGCCACGCGCCGTGGCGAAGCCTGGTGAAGCGGGACATCGCGGTGTTTTCAAAAGGTAATATCAGCCGGCTGGTGGCGGCGATGGCGGAAAGCCAGCGCCTGACGCTTAATGCGCGCTATCAGGTTGATTTTATTGAAACCCTTTATGGGCTGGTGCGCTCGCAGCTGGCGGTGGCTATTTTGCCGCAGCTCTACACCACCTTTTTGCAGGACCCTGAGCTGAAAGTGATTCATTTGCAGCAGCCATCGCTGAGCCGCACCGTGGCGCTGATGCGCAGTACCGAGCCGTTCGCGCCGCAAATTGAAGCCTGCTTCCAGCTTATCGTCCGCCTATTACAACAACGAAAAGTGCTCTGA
- a CDS encoding CDP-diacylglycerol diphosphatase: MKKILRVVVVLLILLVAAVAIRLWLLHRHSDALWNIISQQCIPNQQQNNSPAPCLKVDLAGRYLVFKDAKGPLHNLLMPTDKITGIESQKILENGAPNYFLDAWENRHYLLDETTKAVRDDDLVLAINSRYGRSQNQLHIHLSCLRPEVYQSINQLADKVGDQWQPFGAEILGHKYLARKVPADANPFTVLAEYVKAQGDEMENFGLARVVTTKGDVMLLANPRQLLGGNQGSAEEMLDYSCSLAN; the protein is encoded by the coding sequence ATGAAAAAGATCCTGCGCGTGGTGGTTGTGCTGCTGATTTTGCTGGTGGCCGCCGTCGCAATCCGCCTGTGGCTGCTGCATCGTCACAGTGATGCTCTGTGGAATATCATCAGCCAGCAGTGCATTCCCAATCAGCAGCAGAACAACTCGCCTGCACCTTGCCTGAAAGTCGATCTGGCCGGGCGCTACCTGGTGTTTAAAGATGCCAAAGGCCCGCTGCATAATCTGCTGATGCCGACGGATAAAATCACCGGCATCGAGAGCCAGAAGATCCTTGAAAACGGCGCGCCAAACTACTTCCTGGATGCGTGGGAGAATCGCCACTATCTGCTGGATGAAACCACAAAAGCGGTGCGGGACGATGATTTGGTGCTGGCGATCAACTCTCGCTACGGACGTTCTCAGAACCAGCTGCACATTCACCTGTCCTGCCTGCGGCCTGAGGTATATCAATCCATTAACCAGCTTGCCGACAAAGTCGGCGACCAGTGGCAGCCGTTTGGCGCGGAGATCCTTGGCCATAAATATCTGGCGAGAAAAGTCCCGGCAGACGCGAACCCGTTTACCGTGCTGGCGGAGTACGTGAAGGCTCAGGGCGATGAGATGGAAAACTTTGGCCTGGCGCGAGTGGTGACAACGAAGGGGGATGTGATGCTGTTGGCTAACCCTCGCCAACTGCTGGGCGGGAATCAGGGCTCGGCGGAAGAGATGCTGGACTACAGCTGCTCGCTGGCAAACTAA
- a CDS encoding DUF2501 domain-containing protein, protein MKARNKTLCAMALAAAFFAGQATAANWQEQLSSAANELTKSGNATTTSNGAQTGGLSLSSLTSLLNGNSKSLSSSTMTNAAGVMEYCAKNKLASVTNTDNIKNQLMTKLGLESSTKPADKQDYNQGLMGLLNTANGQKLDLNSIGNSPLAEKVKTKACDLVLKQGMNYLS, encoded by the coding sequence ATGAAAGCAAGGAATAAAACGCTCTGCGCAATGGCGCTGGCAGCAGCCTTTTTCGCGGGCCAGGCAACGGCTGCCAACTGGCAGGAACAACTTTCCAGCGCCGCCAATGAGCTGACTAAAAGCGGCAATGCGACTACCACCAGCAATGGCGCTCAGACCGGCGGTCTGTCTCTCTCTTCACTGACCAGCCTGCTGAACGGCAACAGCAAATCTCTCAGCTCAAGTACGATGACCAATGCCGCAGGCGTGATGGAGTACTGCGCGAAGAACAAACTGGCTTCCGTCACCAACACCGACAACATCAAAAACCAGCTGATGACCAAGCTGGGGCTGGAAAGCAGTACCAAGCCTGCCGACAAGCAGGACTACAATCAGGGCCTGATGGGCTTACTGAACACGGCCAACGGCCAGAAACTTGACCTGAACAGCATCGGCAACTCGCCGCTGGCTGAAAAGGTGAAAACCAAGGCCTGCGATCTGGTGCTCAAACAGGGCATGAATTACCTGTCGTAA
- a CDS encoding organic hydroperoxide resistance protein: MSLEKVVYTAKAKATGGREGRATSSDGVLDVKLGLPKEMGGAGGEVTNPEQLFAAGYSACFLGAMKFVSGRDKISMPSDAFIEGEVGIGPLPTGFGIEAKLNIHLPGMDAAEAKKLVDAAHIVCPYSNATRGNIDVTLNIIN; the protein is encoded by the coding sequence ATGTCTTTAGAAAAAGTCGTTTACACCGCAAAAGCCAAAGCCACCGGCGGCCGTGAAGGTCGTGCCACCTCTTCCGACGGCGTACTGGACGTCAAGCTGGGCCTGCCAAAAGAGATGGGCGGCGCGGGCGGTGAAGTCACCAACCCTGAGCAACTGTTCGCGGCGGGCTACTCCGCATGCTTCCTGGGCGCAATGAAGTTCGTCTCCGGCCGCGACAAAATCTCCATGCCGTCTGACGCTTTCATCGAAGGGGAAGTCGGCATCGGGCCACTGCCAACCGGGTTCGGTATCGAAGCGAAGCTGAACATCCACCTGCCGGGTATGGACGCTGCCGAAGCGAAAAAACTGGTCGATGCGGCACACATTGTTTGCCCGTACTCCAACGCAACCCGCGGCAACATTGATGTGACCCTGAACATCATCAACTGA
- a CDS encoding MarR family winged helix-turn-helix transcriptional regulator, giving the protein MKKTSTETNALLLDNQLCFALYSANLAVNKLYRQLLAPLQLTYPQYLVMLVLWEQDDVTVSQIGERLFLDSATLTPLLKRLESAGLLLRQRSREDERQVAVTLTQEGKALQEKALGIPDSVRCASACSVDSMLGLKAQLETLRGNLNT; this is encoded by the coding sequence ATGAAGAAGACATCGACCGAAACGAACGCCCTGCTGCTGGACAACCAGCTTTGCTTCGCGCTCTACTCCGCCAATCTGGCGGTGAACAAGCTCTACCGCCAGCTGCTTGCGCCGCTGCAGCTCACCTATCCGCAATACCTGGTGATGCTGGTGCTGTGGGAGCAGGACGATGTCACGGTGTCGCAAATCGGTGAGCGTCTTTTTTTAGACTCAGCCACCTTAACGCCACTGCTAAAACGGCTTGAAAGCGCAGGGTTGCTGCTACGTCAGCGCTCCCGCGAAGATGAACGTCAGGTGGCAGTAACGCTGACCCAGGAAGGGAAAGCGCTGCAGGAAAAAGCACTGGGTATTCCTGACTCCGTGCGCTGCGCTTCCGCCTGTAGCGTGGACAGCATGCTGGGGCTGAAGGCGCAGCTGGAAACCTTGCGCGGTAATTTAAATACGTAA